The Panicum virgatum strain AP13 chromosome 5K, P.virgatum_v5, whole genome shotgun sequence genome has a window encoding:
- the LOC120708267 gene encoding serine/arginine repetitive matrix protein 1-like — protein sequence MGCCFSKKRKNRTAPGARRCEPEDQDRDPPSPEEETVKEVLSETPSAKPRPEPKPVANAVPDAEERGAEKAKKQEYSTDAAVSDLGSCVSLSLATDELSEAASESSAATSSVAGPERSPGRKPSARRRPVSADLGPARRDRAAAASYGVRSRSARASPSPPPPRHVPRDRSVRRSPSPAAKRPSTEHRRATSPAAPAQRKPPVPIRPSGRVSPRRAQEPPPPPASPPPPSQPEDDDVTVSSDEHSAPDATAGGDGQGGRDGGGKESLENPLVSLECFIFL from the coding sequence ATGGGCTGCTGTTTCAGCAAGAAGCGCAAGAACCGCACGGCGCCCGGGGCGCGCCGGTGCGAGCCCGAGGACCAGGACCGCGACCCGCCGTCCCCggaggaggagacggtcaaGGAGGTGCTCTCGGAGACGCCGAGCGCCAAGCCGAGGCCCGAGCCCAAGCCCGTCGCCAATGCCGTCCCCGACGCGGAGGAGCGAGGAGCGGAGAAGGCGAAGAAGCAGGAGTACAGCACCGACGCCGCGGTGAGCGACCTCGGCAGCTGCGTGTCGCTCTCGCTCGCCACCGACGAGCTGTCAGAGGCGGCTTCGGAGTCGTCGGCCGCGACCAGCTCGGTGGCCGGGCCGGAGCGGTCGCCCGGGAGGAAGCCGTCGGCTAGGAGGCGCCCGGTCTCCGCCGATCTGGGGCCCGCGCGTCGGgaccgcgccgcggcggcctcctACGGCGTCCGCTCACGCAGCGCGCGGGCCTCGCcgtccccgcctccgccgcggcacGTGCCCCGGGACCGCTCCgtgcggcggtcgccgtcgcccgcgGCGAAGCGGCCGTCGACGGAGCACCGTCGCGCCACCAGcccagccgcgcccgcgcagcggAAGCCGCCTGTCCCTATAAGGCCGTCCGGCCGCGTGTCGCCGCGGCGCGCCcaggagccgccgcctcctcccgcctcgccaccgccgccctcgcAGCCGGAAGACGACGACGTCACCGTGTCAAGTGATGAGCACAGCGCCCCGGACGCCACCGCCGGTGGCGATGGGCAAGGCGGCCGTGACGGCGGCGGGAAAGAGTCGTTGGAGAACCCGCTCGTGTCATTGGaatgtttcatctttctctag